A genome region from Arachis duranensis cultivar V14167 chromosome 8, aradu.V14167.gnm2.J7QH, whole genome shotgun sequence includes the following:
- the LOC107462301 gene encoding protein MAIN-LIKE 1-like — protein sequence MRRQQGMRLDDRYVLYLQMVGLYHLARLNDRWFRLDEPFVSAFVERWRPETHIFHMPFGECTITLPRIAWCRGVYGSDPILISAETFEKCPEGADKETVRRYARAYIMMLLGIQLFADKPGNRVHIRWLPYVARIEEMGGYSWGLAALTWLNRCMCRVTNRHVVKLAGPLQLLQSWIFWHFPGFRPAGYDMFSWPLASRWAGHNPSASKKGPWVQMWRLRIDLLQAGDFIWMPYSSPDVLQVMHLEVLEPHHTALWRCVTALIYFTVIEWHHVDRVLPQFGGV from the exons ATGCGGCGGCAGCAGGGCATGCGACTCGACGACAGGTACGTTTTGTACTTGCAGATGGTGGGATTATACCATCTTGCGAGACTGAACGATAGATGGTTCAGATTGGATGAGCCCTTTGTCAGTGCTTTCGTTGAGCGGTGGCGTCCGGAGACGCACATATTTCACATGCCGTTCGGGGAGTGCACGATCACACTACCAAGAATTGCTTGGTGTAGGGGTGTTTATGGATCGGATCCAATCCTCATATCCGCG GAGACGTTCGAAAAGTGCCCCGAGGGAGCCGACAAGGAGACAGTCAGGCGCTATGCTCGTGCCTATATCATGATGCTATTGGGCATTCAGCTGTTTGCCGACAAGCCCGGCAATCGTGTTCACATTAGGTGGCTACCCTACGTGGCTAGGATTGAGGAGATGGGTGGCTACAGCTGGGGGTTAGCAGCACTAACGTGGTTGAACCGGTGCATGTGCCGAGTGACCAACAGACATGTGGTGAAGTTAGCCGGCCCGTTACAGTTACTTCAGTCTTGGATCTTTTGGCACTTTCCTGGGTTTAGACCTGCTGGGTATGATATGTTCAGCTGGCCCTTGGCCTCGAG GTGGGCAGGTCACAATCCTTCCGCTAGCAAGAAGGGACCTTGGGTGCAGATGTGGAGGCTGAGGATAGACTTGTTACAGGCTGGAGAT TTTATTTGGATGCCGTATAGCTCTCCCGACGTCCTTCAGGTTATGCATCTGGAGGTGTTGGAGCCTCATCATACGGCGTTATGGCGGTGTGTGACGGCATTGATATATTTTACCGTCATAGAGTGGCATCATGTTGATCGGGTGCTACCGCAGTTCGGTGGAGTATAG
- the LOC107462343 gene encoding probable terpene synthase 2, with amino-acid sequence MSLAATNDDQHLSSDITRPCAKFRPSIWGDLFLQYHNSHPLLDVADDNRKQQAQKLREEVKVQLSSDNDILQKLNIIDSIQRLDISYHFEHEIEKAINPIYINFTNNNFVIPKEGGIHFHALLFRLLRQKGYQISSDIFNKFKNSEGRFREIIAQDVEGIWSLYEAAQLRVHGEAILEEAHDFTYTKLKSITNQLSESLAVQIKQSLKQPLHMAVPRIGTRSYMSFYEEVPSHNKFLLTFAKLDFNMLQKLHQTEVGNITKWWKNGEFSIKIPYARERVVEAYFWPLAISSDPKYSTARMLMTKLVVCISFLDDTYDAYGTLQELELFTQAIQRWDISLIKSLPECMKAVFNTILEMWDEIESMTSKEEISGLVLQHIKQEFFNLAQSYLVEAKWCHGGYIPTYDEYKVNGAISSTLPLQIIAFLGLAGFATKEVFDWIKSDPKIVRAVSLIGRLMDDMGSHKFEQQREHVASAVECCMKQYDLSQEEANKLILKEIRDYWKDINEECLKSNNIPRPVLDSIVNFARITEFTYSNFEDKYTNIELLREYVVALLLDPIVF; translated from the exons ATGTCTCTTGCTGCTACAAATGATGATCAACATTTATCATCTGATATAACACGACCTTGTGCAAAATTTCGACCCAGCATTTGGGGCGATTTGTTCCTTCAATATCACAATTCACATCCATTATTG GACGTAGCAGATGACAATAGGAAGCAACAAGCTCAAAAGCTGAGAGAGGAAGTGAAGGTGCAGCTCTCTTCAGATAATgatattttacaaaaattaaatatcattgaTTCAATTCAACGTTTAGATATATCTTATCATTTTGAACATGAAATTGAGAAAGCAATCAATCCAATCTACATTAACTTTACCAACAATAACTTTGTTATCCCAAAAGAAGGTGGAATTCACTTTCACGCATTACTCTTTCGTTTGCTCAGACAAAAAGGATATCAAATTTCATCAG ATAtattcaacaaattcaagaacaGTGAAGGAAGGTTCAGAGAAATAATTGCTCAAGATGTTGAAGGAATATGGAGTTTGTATGAGGCTGCACAATTGAGGGTTCATGGAGAAGCTATATTAGAAGAAGCACATGATTTCACATATACTAAACTAAAGTCCATAACCAATCAATTGAGTGAATCTCTTGCCGTACAAATCAAGCAGAGCTTAAAACAACCTCTTCACATGGCAGTTCCAAGGATAGGAACAAGGTCATATATGTCTTTTTATGAAGAAGTTCCTTCTCATAACAAATTTCTTTTAACTTTTGCAAAATTAGATTTCAACATGCTACAGAAATTGCATCAAACTGAAGTTGGTAATATCACCAA GTGGTGGAAAAACGGTGAGTTTTCGATAAAGATCCCTTATGCCAGAGAAAGAGTGGTTGAAGCATATTTTTGGCCATTAGCCATATCCTCTGATCCAAAATATAGCACTGCAAGAATGTTGATGACCAAATTGGTTGTATGCATCTCTTTTCTCGATGATACTTATGATGCCTATGGTACACTCCAAGAACTTGAGCTCTTCACACAGGCAATCCAAAG GTGGGATATTAGTCTCATTAAATCTCTTCCGGAATGCATGAAAGCCgtatttaatacaattttagAAATGTGGGATGAAATTGAGTCAATGACTTCAAAGGAAGAAATTTCAGGTTTGGTGTTGCAACATATTAAACAAGAG TTTTTTAACTTGGCACAATCCTACTTGGTTGAAGCAAAATGGTGCCATGGGGGCTATATTCCAACATATGATGAGTATAAGGTTAATGGAGCTATATCTTCTACATTGCCACTTCAGATCATAGCTTTTCTTGGTTTGGCAGGATTCGCAACAAAAGAAGTGTTTGATTGGATAAAGAGTGATCCAAAAATTGTAAGAGCTGTCTCACTTATTGGCAGACTCATGGATGATATGGGCTCACATAag TTTGAACAGCAAAGAGAACATGTTGCTTCTGCTGTTGAATGCTGCATGAAACAATACGATCTTTCTCAAGAAGAGGCCAACAAACTCATTCTAAAGGAGATCAGAGATTATTGGAAGGATATAAACGAAGAATGTCTCAAATCAAACAATATCCCAAGACCCGTGCTTGATTCTATTGTTAATTTTGCTCGTATAACTGAGTTTACATACTCAAACTTTGAGGATAAATACACAAACATTGAACTGCTAAGAGAATATGTTGTTGCACTACTTTTGGATCCAATTGTCTTCTAG
- the LOC107462428 gene encoding coatomer subunit alpha-2, with amino-acid sequence MLTKFETKSNRVKGLSFHSKRPWILASLHSGVIQLWDYRMGTLIDRFDEHDGPVRGVHFHNSQPLFVSGGDDYKIKVWNYKLHRCLFTLLGHLDYIRTVQFHHENPWIVSASDDQTIRIWNWQSRTCISVLTGHNHYVMCASFHPKEDIVVSASLDQTVRVWDIGSLKKKAGPPSDDILRFSQMNTDLFGGVDAVVKYVLEGHDRGVNWASFHPTLPLIVSGADDRQVKLWRMNDTKAWEVDTLRGHMNNVSCVMFHAKQDIIVSNSEDKSIRVWDATKRTGIQTFRREHDRFWVLAIHPEMNLLAAGHDSGMIVFKLERERPAFAVSGDCLFYAKDRFLRYYEFSTQRETQVLPIRRPGSLTLNQSPKTLSYSPSENAVLLCSDVEGGSYELYTISKDDSVIGRGDMQEPKKGLGGSAVFVARNRFAVLDKTSNQVLVKNLKNELVKKSALPIATDAIFYAGTGNLLCRSEDRVFIFDLQQRLVIGDLQTPFIKYVVWSNDMETVALLGKHAIVIASKKLVHQCTLHETIRVKSGAWDENGVFIYTTLNHIKYCLPNGDSGIIKTLDVPIYITKVVGNTIFCLGRDGKNKAIAIDATEYIFKLSLLKKRYDHVMNMIKNSQLCGQAMIAYLQQKGFPEVALHFVKDERIRFKLALESGNIQIAVASATAIDEKDHWYRLGVEALRQGNAGIVEYAYQRTKNFERLSFLYLITGNVEKLAKMLKIAEVKNDVMGQFHNALYMGDVRERVKILENVGHLHLAYLTAKVHGLHDVAERLAAELGDDLPSLPEGKKPSLLMPPSPVITSGDWPLLRVMRGIFDGGFSNTDGDAEEEEYEATNGDWGEELDMVDVDGIQNGDISAILDDGEPGEEDDGEGGWELEDLELPPEAETPKASTGTRSSVFVAPTPGITVSQMWIQKSSLAADHAAAGNFDTAMRLLNRQLAIKNFTPLRSIFLDLHTSSHSYLRAFSSAPVISLAVERGWSELSSPDVRGPPALPFKLSQLDEKLKAGYKSTTAGKFTEALKTFTSILHTIPLIVVESRKEVDDVKELIIIVKEYVLGLQMELKRREIKDNPARQQELAAYFTHCNLQTPHLRLALLNAMTVCYKAKNLATAANFARRLLETNPTVENHAKTARQVLGAAEKNMTNTTQLNYDFRNPFVVCGATYVPIYRGQKDVSCPYCTARFVLSQEGQLCTVCDLAVVGADASGLLCSPSQIR; translated from the exons atgttgacCAAGTTCGAGACCAAGAGTAACAGAGTGAAGGGGCTTAGTTTTCACAGCAAAAGGCCCTGGATCCTAGCGAGTCTTCACAGTGGTGTGATTCAACTATGGGATTACCGCATGGGAACCCTCATCGACAGGTTTGACGAGCATGATGGCCCCGTTAGAGGTGTTCACTTCCACAATTCTCAGCCTCTCTTTGTCTCTGGAG GGGATGATTACAAGATTAAGGTTTGGAACTACAAGTTGCATAGGTGTTTGTTCACTCTTCTAGGACACCTTGATTATATTCGCACTGTGCAATTTCATCATGAGAACCCGTGGATTGTGAGTGCAAGTGATGATCAGACTATTCGCATATGGAACTGGCAATCACGAACATGTATATCTGTCCTAACAGGGCATAATCATTATGTTATGTGTGCTTCATTCCATCCAAAAGAGGATATTGTGGTGTCAGCCTCTCTAGATCAGACTGTTCGTGTTTGGGATATTGGTTCTCTCAAAAAGAAGGCTGGGCCTCCTTCAGATGATATATTGCGTTTTAGTCAGATGAACACAGATCTTTTTGGTGGTGTTGATGCAGTTGTTAAATATGTGTTGGAAGGTCACGATCGCGGGGTCAACTGGGCTTCTTTTCATCCTACACTTCCTCTCATTGTCTCTGGAGCTGATGACCGACAAGTGAAACTTTGGAGGATGAATG ATACTAAGGCATGGGAAGTGGATACTCTGCGAGGGCACATGAATAATGTTTCATGTGTTATGTTCCATGCCAAACAGGACATCATTGTATCAAATTCTGAAGATAAAAGTATTCGAGTATGGGATGCGACAAAGCGCACTGGAATTCAAACCTTCCGCAGAGAGCATGATCGATTTTGGGTTCTTGCAATACATCCTGAAATGAATCTGTTGGCTGCTGGTCATGACAGTGGAATGATTGTCTTTAAGCTGGAGAGAGAAAGGCCGGCTTTTGCAGTTAGTGGTGATTGTTTATTCTATGCAAAAGACCGTTTTTTGCGTTACTATGAATTTTCAACACAGAGAGAGACACAAGTACTTCCAATTCGACGACCTGGTTCTTTAACTCTGAATCAAAGTCCGAAGACTCTTTCCTATAGCCCATCTGAAAATGCGGTTCTTCTCTGTTCAGATGTGGAGGGCGGGTCTTATGAGTTGTATACCATATCCAAGGATGACTCAGTTATTGGTAGGGGAGATATGCAAGAGCCAAAGAAAGGTCTTGGTGGATCAGCTGTCTTTGTGGCTAGGAATAGGTTTGCTGTGCTCGACAAAACCAGCAATCAAGTCCTAGTTAAAAATCTGAAGAATGAGCTTGTTAAAAAGAGTGCTCTCCCGATTGCTACAGATGCCATATTTTATGCTGGAACAGGCAACTTGTTATGTAGGTCAGAGGATAGGGTTTTTATATTTGATCTTCAGCAGAGGCTTGTTATCGGTGATCTTCAGACCCCTTTTATCAAGTATGTTGTCTGGTCTAATGACATGGAAACTGTTGCCTTGCTCGGCAAACATGCCATTGTCATCGCAAGCAAGAAGCTTGTTCACCAATGCACCCTCCATGAGACAATCCGCGTGAAAAGTGGAGCATGGGATGAAAACGGCGTTTTTATTTACACAACATTAAATCATATCAAGTACTGCCTTCCTAATGGAGATAGCGGGATAATAAAAACACTGGATGTCCCAATTTATATCACAAAGGTTGTTGGAAACACCATATTCTGCTTGGGTCGGGATGGGAAAAACAAAGCTATAGCTATTGATGCGACTGAATATATCTTTAAGCTATCTCTcttaaagaaaagatatgacCATGTCATGAACATGATAAAGAACTCTCAGCTTTGTGGGCAGGCTATGATTGCATATCTACAGCAGAAAGGGTTTCCTGAAGTTGCCCTTCATTTTGTGAAAGATGAGAGAATTCGGTTCAAATTGGCGTTAGAGAGTGGGAACATTCAAATTGCTGTTGCATCAGCCACTGCAATTGATGAGAAAGATCACTGGTATCGATTAGGGGTTGAAGCTCTTCGACAAGGCAATGCTGGTATAGTAGAATATGCATACCAGAGGACCAAAAATTTTGAGAGATTGTCTTTCCTTTATCTCATTACTGGTAATGTGGAGAAACTTGCGAAGATGTTGAAAATTGCCGAAGTCAAGAATGATGTGATGGGCCAGTTTCACAATGCCTTATATATGGGTGATGTCCGAGAGCGTGTTAAGATTTTGGAGAATGTGGGTCATTTGCATCTTGCATACCTCACTGCCAAAGTCCATGGACTACATGATGTTGCTGAAAGGCTTGCGGCTGAACTGGGGGATGATCTTCCATCTTTGCCTGAGGGGAAAAAACCATCTCTCTTGATGCCACCATCACCTGTAATAACCAGTGGTGATTGGCCCCTTCTTAGGGTCATGCGAGGCATATTTGATGGTGGCTTTAGCAATACAGACGGCgatgctgaagaagaagagtatGAAGCTACTAATGGTGACTGGGGTGAGGAGCTTGATATGGTTGATGTGGATGGCATACAAAATGGAGACATTTCTGCAATTTTGGATGATGGAGAGCCGGGTGAAGAGGATGATGGAGAAGGTGGATGGGAGCTGGAAGATCTGGAGCTTCCCCCTGAAGCTGAAACTCCAAAAGCTTCTACCGGTACACGATCTTCAGTTTTCGTGGCCCCAACACCTGGGATTACAGTTAGCCAGATGTGGATTCAGAAATCATCTCTTGCAGCTGATCATGCGGCTGCTGGCAATTTTGATACAGCCATGAGGTTACTGAACAGGCAACTTGCAATAAAGAACTTCACTCCCTTGAGATCcattttccttgatcttcataCTAGCAGCCACTCCTACCTGCGTGCCTTCTCATCTGCCCCAGTTATATCACTTGCTGTTGAAAGAGGTTGGAGTGAGTTATCTAGTCCAGATGTAAGAGGCCCACCCGCACTACCTTTCAAACTGTCTCAATTAGATGAAAAGCTCAAAGCTGGTTATAAATCAACTACAGCAGGGAAATTCACCGAGGCTCTAAAGACATTTACCAGTATCCTTCATACAATTCCTTTGATTGTCGTTGAGTCGAGGAAGGAAGTTGATGATGTGAAGGAGTTGATTATCATAGTCAAAGAATATGTTTTGGGTCTGCAGATGGAGCTGAAGAGAAGGGAAATTAAGGACAATCCAGCACGCCAGCAGGAGCTTGCTGCGTATTTCACCCATTGTAATCTCCAAACCCCTCATTTGAGGCTAGCTTTGCTTAATGCAATGACTGTCTGCTACAAGGCAAAGAACCTTGCCACAGCTGCCAACTTTGCGAGGAGGCTACTCGAGACCAATCCTACTGTCGAAAACCATGCCAAGACAGCAAGGCAAGTTCTGGGAGCTGCGGAAAAGAACATGACCAATACCACACAGTTGAACTATGATTTCAGAAACCCATTTGTGGTTTGTGGTGCAACTTATGTGCCAATTTACCGCGGACAGAAGGATGTTTCTTGTCCATATTGCACTGCACGCTTTGTGCTGAGCCAGGAGGGTCAGCTATGCACTGTATGTGACCTTGCAGTTGTAGGGGCTGATGCTTCTGGATTGCTCTGTTCTCCTTCCCAGATACGTTGA
- the LOC110274847 gene encoding uncharacterized protein LOC110274847, translating into MPVAVASSFTYQKMHIKSDQHVSMMFSYHRSIGSIYSMELCVKLQYVGGSSSSSNNVEEMRNSGAGEGIPFLDTGRGRSPSFNAFVAPAQNTEIPDQRPFPNVHVAYPEGMADGLANSSEEDEIENDSREEAELVPETQPVQDERVIPSVVEPVNVARVGALSSGTPDHYLHLSLGPMNSTNVEDIHSNYGLTGEMELEVGMKFVNKDAAMLAVKNYNIRRSGEFKVVESDHSRYVCRCKLFGDQCSWMVRVAKTRASRFWEVRKYQGPHTCLASATSQDHAQLDSNVICQHIFPMVQADATICIKVLQGSVESAYGYKVSYKKVWLAKQKAIARIYGDWDESYNQLQRYFNALQTFVPGTIVDLQTRPYYVGNTLDRESVMFHQVFWSFPSCVEAFKHCKPLVSVDGTHLYGKYTGTLLMGIAQDGNNNILSIAFALVERENTDAWCFFLTNLRRHVATQPAVLLISDRHAAIKAALEREGCGWEHNVYCIRHIASNFTTNFKSKEAKRHLVSAAYSKTQAQAQYYLELIRRSKCKS; encoded by the exons ATGCCCGTTGCTGTAGCAAGTTCGTTTACATATCAGAAAATGCATATTAAATCTGACCAGCACGTGTCGATGATGTTTTCATATCATCGTAGCATCGGAAGCATCTATTCGATGGAACTCTGCGTGAAGCTCCAATATGTGGGGGGCAGCTCATCTAGCTCGAATAACGTGGAGGAAATGCGAAATTCCGGTGCTGGTGAAGGCATTCCATTTTTGGACACAGGTAGGGGTCGTAGTCCGTCCTTTAATGCCTTCGTGGCTCCCGCCCAGAATACAGAAATACCTGACCAACGTCCCTTCCCCAATGTCCATGTTGCGTATCCGGAAGGAATGGCCGACGGGTTGGCTAACTCATCTGAGGAAGACGAGATTGAGAATGATAGTAGAGAGGAAGCAGAGCTTGTTCCGGAAACCCAACCGGTTCAGGACGAAAgggtcatcccaagtgttgttGAACCCGTCAATGTTGCAAGGGTCGGAGCTCTTTCCAGCGGCACCCCCGACCATTACCTGCACCTCAGTCTTGGTCCAATGAACTCGACAAATGTAGAGGACATACACAGTAACTATGGTTTGACCGGTGAAATGGAGCTAGAGGTTGGCATGAAATTCGTGAACAAGGATGCAGCAATGCTTGCTGTTAAGAACTACAACATCCGTCGAAGTGGAGAATTCAAAGTGGTGGAGTCAGATCATAGTAGGTATGTTTGTCGATGCAAACTTTTTGGTGACCAATGTTCCTGGATGGTGAGGGTTGCAAAGACGAGGGCGTCCAGATTTTGGGAAGTTCGAAAATACCAAGGGCCTCACACTTGTTTGGCGTCTGCGACTTCGCAAGATCATGCTCAACTGGATTCAAATGTCATATGCCAGCACATATTCCCTATGGTTCAAGCAGACGCAACCATTTGCATAAAAGTGTTGCAGGGATCTGTGGAGTCGGCATACGGATACAAGGTGTCTTACAAAAAGGTTTGGCTAGCGAAGCAAAAGGCAATAGCCAGAATCTATGGAGACTGGGATGAATCTTATAACCAGCTACAGAGATACTTCAACGCGTTGCAAACTTTTGTTCCAG GGACAATTGTCGACCTACAAACCCGACCATACTACGTGGGCAACACACTCGATCGTGAAAGCGTCATGTTTCATCAAGTATTCTGGTCATTCCCATCGTGTGTCGAGGCATTCAAGCACTGCAAACCTCTAGTTTCGGTTGATGGAACACACCTGTATGGTAAGTACACGGGTACCTTGTTGATGGGAATAGCACAGGACGGAAACAACAACATTCTTTCCATTGCTTTCGCGCTAGTGGAACGGGAGAACACAGATGCATGGTGCTTCTTTCTGACCAACTTAAGGAGACATGTGGCTACGCAGCCAGCTGTTCTACTGATCTCTGACAGGCATGCTGCTATAAAGGCTGCGCTTGAGCGAGAGGGTTGTGGCTGGGAACACAATGTTTACTGCATCCGACACATTGCGTCCAATTTCACAACAAACTTCAAGAGTAAAGAAGCCAAAAGACATCTTGTTAGTGCGGCATACTCCAAGACCCAAGCGCAAGCACAATACTACCTAGAGTTAATCAGACGGTCGAAGTGCAAGTCCTAA